Genomic window (Thermodesulfobacteriota bacterium):
AGGGGCCTCTCGCGGAACCGGTGCGCCTGGCTCACCGGTTTCCACCGGCTGTGTCGGATCGGTCGATGCGGTACGGGGCTACGCTCCGAGTCTCCCGGACCCCGCCCCAAGATGAGGTGGTGGATCCTGGGGGCGGCGGTGGGAAGCACCCCCCCGCCTGGGGATCGCGACGCGACGTCCGTCACCCCGCTCTCCACGACGACGCTTCGGTCGAAGACGCTCCCGCGCATTGCAGCAAGCAAGGGCGGTCGCGGTGGGTTGTCCGGCCGGTTGGGTGGACGATCTAGGGGACGGCGGAGGGACGCGGGATCCATCTTGGGTTCGCGCTCCGGGGCCGCGGGGTACAGGAGGAGCCCCGGGTGCGGTCACTTTGTCGCTCGATCGCTACCCCCGGGCACCTGCGTTCGTTCCACACCGCCGATGGAGAGGGACCGTTCCGCGTCGGGCTCGTCCGCGACGAGGACTTCCACATCGGCATCGCCGAGGACGAAGCCGGGCCCCCTGCCCACCAGCTCTCGGCGGACCACAAGCCGGTCTAGCCCCTCCCGCAAGAGCCACTGGGCTGCCTTGATGCCCTTGGCCTTGTCCTCGGAAAGACACGGGTTTTGCAGGATGGCATCTCGGCGGACCTCGCCGGAGGCCTGGTCCACCGTGACCAGCCGGAAGTAGGGTGCCTCCCCGAAGTGCTCCGACACAGTCCGCCGGTCGCCGCAAAGAGGCACTCCGACGGTGAGTCGATCCTTGGAGGATGGTTCGTAGTGGATGATCACCCGGTCTACGTTGGCGACGCTCGCGTTAATCCGGCTCTCGATCTCCTCGGCGATCTGATGACCCTTCGCCAACGCCTTTGCCGTCACGACCACACTGAGCTCCACGAACTTGTAGCGGCCTGCGTTGCGCGCGCGCAATTCCTTTACCGCGATGACCCGAGGGTCGCTCTCGGCGACCTGCCGAATGGTCTCCAGGGTCTCGTAGTCCAGGGAAGCGTCGAGGAGAACGCGCACCGCGCCCACGAGGATGTCCCAGGCAGACCGCGTCACGAAAACCACGGCGGCCACCGCGGCGTACCGGTCCACGGCCAGGCCCGCGGCACTGCCGAGCAGCGAGGCCAGGATCACCATGGACGAGAGCATGTCGGCTCGAACGTGCCTGGCGTCGGCCGCCA
Coding sequences:
- a CDS encoding cation diffusion facilitator family transporter; amino-acid sequence: MNTTGFQPTAPDRDGAERIAWLSVTVNLLLVAIKAILAVLTGSLAIRADALHSLTDVAGAGIVLLGIRLSRRKSPRFPYGLYKVENLVALGTALLLLGAGYEILTEAFAQASPAPPSRIPLAAAGIGATIAIGWLFSRYELRRARETGSPALAADARHVRADMLSSMVILASLLGSAAGLAVDRYAAVAAVVFVTRSAWDILVGAVRVLLDASLDYETLETIRQVAESDPRVIAVKELRARNAGRYKFVELSVVVTAKALAKGHQIAEEIESRINASVANVDRVIIHYEPSSKDRLTVGVPLCGDRRTVSEHFGEAPYFRLVTVDQASGEVRRDAILQNPCLSEDKAKGIKAAQWLLREGLDRLVVRRELVGRGPGFVLGDADVEVLVADEPDAERSLSIGGVERTQVPGGSDRATK